Proteins found in one Asterias amurensis chromosome 13, ASM3211899v1 genomic segment:
- the LOC139945961 gene encoding EF-hand calcium-binding domain-containing protein 7-like: protein MSRRDSGASSIASRRSRRSNPGGGEGETQRNKDAQFYEECRAAYIAVLGDTHEAMTSKAQLSLSLQQSGRNPSQKALDKYWTTKTKKLTYDEFCDVMRQEKPPSTSELLKAFKKMDINNDGYITHNELSRVLTQRGEKMSRKEVDAMIAEADDDGDKRLNYNEFCRMLMNTASKCRQTAMENIDKKMKSERKAKEKASPAPRIGRETSPLPHPRKRASINKTLPPVSKVAPKVTEPRNLKSWHHSHRKGCCLFEEHGKVVSHQYVLEVSTSSALWLSVKPLNLHPEIASSKPHPDIRMFLVRQNDIGTLGELVAHTNMKIQQKHCLHQELKAGTYRLLPMTTGCRFKPRQRQSKTKTQLIKKSADDCVLTKPFRNALTDIFELVDLDGNGTLSREEFNIFQLRTSGEAVDDDAWEVVEENFELKKGELTRKGFMDLNQMEANDLDGDTDDLWVTLQSMGFSDDLALDESLPFIVDAYTDKCKSHIRALPLQGGGAALERAVCEAVRTSGEERIKIKEAVDAVMHTSVSDSIFTITVENKASTKFSLKLDCGKSSNCISSRPDLDHTIVVPPKAVVIGHHIMPEKDSEEWTVKCTDTVIT, encoded by the exons ATGAGTAGACGGGACAGCGGAGCCTCTTCGATCGCGAGTCGGAGAAGCAGACGCTCCAACCCTGGTGGAGGCGAGGGAGAAACACAGAGGAACAAAGATGCCCAATTCTATGAAGAATGTCGAGCAGCTTACATAGCTGTTCTTGGCGACACCCACGAGGCTATGACATCAAAAGCACAGCTTTCATTGA GTTTACAACAATCTGGAAGGAATCCTTCACAAAAGGCCTTAGATAAATACTggacaacaaaaacaa AGAAGTTAACGTATGATGAGTTCTGCGACGTCATGCGTCAAGAGAAGCCACCGTCAACGAGCGAGCTTCTCAAGGCATTCAAGAAAATGGACATCAACAATGACGGCTACATCACTCATAATGAACTATCTCGAGTCCTCACACAA AGGGGGGAGAAGATGAGTCGGAAGGAGGTGGATGCAATGATAGCGGAAGCTGATGACGATGGAGATAAACGTCTCAACTACAATGAG TTCTGTAGAATGTTGATGAATACGGCCAGCAAATGTCGACAGACGGCCATGGAGAATATCGACAAGAAAATGAAAAGTGAAAGGAAAGCGAAAGAGAAAGCCTCGCCCGCGCCTAGAATAG GCAGGGAAACAAGCCCCTTACCGCATCCACGCAAAAGGGCCTCCATTAATAAGACTCTCCCGCCCGTGTCAAAGGTCGCGCCCAAGGTGACGGAGCCTAGGAATCTCAAGTCTTGGCACCATTCCCACAGGAAGGGTTGTTGTCTCTTTGAGGAGCACGGTAAAGTTGTCTCTCATCAGTACGTACTGGAAGTATCCACGTCTAGCGCCCTCTGGTTGTCGGTCAAACCGCTTAACCTTCACCCAGAAATAG CCTCCAGTAAACCCCATCCTGATATTAGAATGTTTCTCGTACGCCAAAACGATATTGGAACCCTAGGAGAATTGGTCGCCCATACTAACATGAAAATCCAACAG AAACACTGTCTTCATCAAGAGTTGAAGGCGGGTACCTATCGGCTTTTACCGATGACCACGGGCTGTCGCTTTAAGCCCAGACAGAGACAATCCAAGACCAAGACCCAGCTTATCAAGAAATCTGCTGATGACTGTGTGCTAACCAAACCATTCAG GAATGCCTTGACGGACATCTTTGAGTTGGTTGATTTAGATGGGAATGGTACCCTGAGTAGGGAGGAATTTAACATCTTTCAGCTGAGGACCAGTGGAGAGGCAGTGGATGACGATGCTTGGGAAGTAGTCGAAG AGAATTTTGAGCTGAAGAAGGGTGAACTGACCCGGAAGGGATTCATGGATCTGAATCAGATGGAGGCAAACGACCTCGATGGTGACACTGATGACCTTTGGGTCACTCTACAATCAATGGGCTTCTCAGATGACTTGGCGTTAGATGAG TCACTCCCGTTTATCGTCGACGCCTACACAGACAAGTGCAAGAGTCATATCAGGGCCCTGCCACTCCAGGGCGGGGGTGCGGCCCTCGAGCGGGCCGTCTGTGAAGCGGTCAGAACGAGTGGGGAGGAGAGAATCAAAATCAAGGAGGCGGTGGATGCTGTGATGCACACATCGGTCAGCGACTCTATCTTCACAATCACAGTTGAGAATAAG GCGTCCACAAAGTTTTCACTCAAGCTGGACTGTGGGAAGAGCAGTAATTGCATCAGTAGCAGACCTGACCTGGATCACACCATAGTGGTGCCTCCAAAGGCAGTTGTG ATTGGTCATCATATAATGCCGGAGAAAGACTCGGAAGAATGGACTGTTAAGTGCACAGACACTGTTATTACATAG
- the LOC139946493 gene encoding uncharacterized protein, whose translation MSSQCAVFGCVNDRRYPERMKVMPNVYQHMGQTDRVKFYKCKLQFQSKWTRLINRKHFKVSKNTVVCSNHFKYGQPRQSAQHPTEYLRGCNTTSTRPSTRRPPPKKRGTPPPKSAPSRIDVPRGDVIAKPPLGTCTAGFKHDHSSMYVSSDQQSCQRTCPLERETSLQRVRQKNAELQRQLEDLKEKQRITKKSTPKHSSSKSKRFSIDDIKNKERLMKLYTGLQSYAVFMWVFDHVKSKMGRLHYYRGRTSHKTKRWQTTGAAKPGQKRELSLEDELLLTLMKLRLNLNDEDLAVRFCVSTSVISNIISTLLPFLANELRSLIYWPSRSAIQNHFPSCFKKHGQVRAIIDCFEVQTQRPSQSDVNSKLYSSYKQRHTYKVLVACTPGGSVSFLSPTAGGNMSDIEIVRKSGMLDLLENGDVVLADKGFKDKSDFLLHGCKLVIPLFSKKGKVFTEEANITNAAVSNSRIHIERVIGRMKEFQILKGDFPLLRSDIVDHVFTLCGVLVNLQSILVPK comes from the exons ATGTCCAGCCAGTGTGCCGTGTTTGGCTGCGTAAACGACCGTCGTTACCCGGAAAG GATGAAGGTGATGCCAAACGTGTATCAACATATGGGTCAGACTGACCGAGTCAAGTTTTATAAATGTAAGCTTCAGTTTCAGTCAAAATGGACAAGACTTATCAACAG AAAACACTTCAAAGTAAGTAAAAACACTGTAGTTTGCAGTAACCACTTCAAATATGGCCAACCCCGACAATCGGCACAACACCCAACAGAATACCTCAGAGGCTGTAACACCACTTCTACAAGGCCTAGTACTAGACGTCCCCCACCTAAAAAAAGAGGGACCCCACCGCCTAAATCTGCACCCTCAAGGATAGATGTTCCTCGTGGCGATGTGATCGCTAAACCTCCGCTAGGGACGTGTACAGCTGGCTTCAAGCACGATCATAGTAGTATGTATGTCAGTAGTGATCAGCAATCATGTCAAAGGACATGTCCACTTGAAAGAGAAACATCCCTTCAACGAGTGAGACAGAAAAATGCAGAACTGCAAAGACAACTTGAGGACTTaaaagagaaacaaagaataaccAAGAAGTCAACGCCAAAGCATAGCAGTTCGAAGTCAAAGCGCTTTAGTATTGATGACATCAAGAATAAAGAACGTTTGATGAAACTGTACACAGGATTACAGTCATATGCAGTGTTTATGTGGGTTTTTGACCATGTCAAATCAAAAATGGGAAGACTACATTACTACAGGGGTAGAACATCGCATAAAACAAAACGCTGGCAAACAACAGGGGCTGCAAAACCAGGACAAAAGAGAGAACTTTCATTGGAGGATGAACTCCTATTGACACTAATGAAACTTCGTCTAAACCTAAATGATGAAGATCTAGCAGTCAGGTTCTGTGTCAGTACGTCAGTCATTTCAAACATAATTTCAACTCTTCTCCCATTTCTTGCTAATGAGCTTAGAAGTTTAATCTACTGGCCAAGTCGTTCTGCTATTCAGAATCATTTTCCTTCATGCTTCAAGAAACATGGACAGGTTAGAGCAATAATTGATTGTTTTGAAGTTCAAACACAGAGGCCATCCCAAAGTGATGTCAATTCAAAATTGTACTCAAGCTATAAGCAACGACATACATACAAAGTATTGGTAGCATGTACCCCAGGAGGATCAGTATCTTTTTTATCGCCAACTGCAGGGGGAAACATGTCTGATATTGAAATTGTACGAAAGAGTGGTATGCTTGATTTATTGGAGAACGGCGATGTAGTCTTGGCAGACAAAGGTTTCAAAGACAAGTCAGACTTTCTCCTTCATGGTTGTAAACTGGTGATACCACTGTTTAGTAAGAAGGGAAAGGTTTTTACTGAGGAAGCAAACATAACTAATGCTGCTGTATCTAATTCACGAATACACATTGAAAGGGTCATCGGGAGGATGAAGGAGTTTCAAATTTTGAAAGGAGATTTTCCATTACTCCGAAGCGACATTGTCGATCATGTGTTTACATTATGTGGTGTGCTAGTTAATCTGCAAAGCATCCTTGTTCCGAAATGA